Genomic segment of Bacteroidales bacterium:
TCCGAAAATTCTTGTTTTAATTCCTGATTTTTCAAGTGATTTTTTAACGGGTTCAATAAATTTTTGAATATAAACATCGCGTACTTCCTGTGTGGCAGCAAGTTTTTCAGTTATCGAATTGTAAACATCGGGAGCTATATATTTTACACCAAGGTCCTCGAGTTCGTTTTTTATTTCATATAATCCGAAGCGGTGAGCAAGCGGTGCGTACAGGAATAATGTTTCGGAAGCAATTTTAAGTTGTTTTTCTTTCGACAGCGAATCGAGAGTTCGCATATTATGAAGACGGTCGGCAAGTTTAATGAGAATCACTCTTACATCGTCGGAAAGGGTAAGCAGCATTTTCTTGAAATTTTCAGCCTGCAAAGAAGTTGTCTGGTCGAAAACTCCTGCTATTTTTGTAAGCCCGTCAATGATTTTGGCAATTGTTTCACCGAACATTCCCCTGATGTCTTCGAGTGTATATTCGGTATCTTCAACAACATCATGAAGCAATGCACAAACGATGGATGTAACTCCTAGTCCGATATTATTTGCAACTATATATGCGACATCCAAAGGGTGGTAAATATATGGCTCGCCAGATTTTCGGCGCATGTCCTTATGCGCTTCAATGGCAAGGTCAAGAGCTTTGCGTAAAATCAGTTTGTTATCTTTGGAAACATTTGACCTTATGACTCTCAGCAAATCACGATATTTCTTAAGTATTTCCTTTCTTTCGGCAACAGTCTTTTTATCCATAACCTGCTCTTTTTTTTCAGTCGTAAATATACATTAAATTTTAAAATTAGAATAATAAATTTGTGTTTAAGGTTCACATTATGGATATACTTCAAGTACTTTTTTTACAATATTTTAAATTCCACTCTTCTGTTTTGTGCTCTTCCTTCAGGAGAATTATTATCTGCAACAGGAACGGAAGTACCATAGCCTTTATATTTCAGCCGCTCCGATTTTATTCCTTTATTTATTAAATAATCAACTACTGATTTTGCCCTTGCTTCAGAAAGTGAAATATTATACGATTCGCTACCAATGATATCGGTGTGTCCTGAAATTTCAATTTTAAGTAAAGGATTTTCATTTAAAAACAAAACAAGTTTGTTCAACTCGGCAAATGATTCGGGAAGCAAATCATATTTGTCGAAATCGAAAAAAACATTTTTAAGCACAGTGATTTTTCCCTCTTCGGCAGAAAACTGATTTTCATTAACGGCTTCAACTGAAACATCGTCAATATAAAAACGCAAACGACAATTCAAATCAGAAATATTTTTATTTTTCATTTCGAAATTTGCAATTATTTCACGTTCCATCTGCCTAAAATAATCATAGAGCAGATATTTTTTTATTGATATTTCTTGCTTCAGCTTCTGATTTATTATTCTGAATTTTTCATTTTCAATTTCTCTTTTTCTTTTACTTTTTATTTTTTCAATATTCCACGAATTGTACAGAAAGTCCTTGTATCTACCCTTAACTTCATTTTCAATCTGCTTAACACTGTCGGCAAATTTCACTTCAATTTCGTTAAGTTGTTCTAAAAACATTTTGTTATCGGGTGCTTCAAGAGTATCAATTATAGATTTGTTTTTTGTTTTATAAAATCTTCCAATTATCAGATATTCTTCATTACCTTTTGCAATAAAATTTTCTTCGAGTTCATACCATGTATAATTGTTTACCGGTTTGAATTTTATCTGCGGCTCGAAATAATACCTTGTTTTTTGCATGACATTCAAAGGAGTTTTCGAAAATGCAAATCCTATTTCGTCAAGCGAATCGATGTTGCACTTCTGAAGTGAATCAACAGTGAGCAAATAAGCTTTTACCAAATAATTCTGATTTTCGGACAACCTGTTTTTTAATTTTACCTGAAGATATTCGGTAGTATTCCATTTCCACATACATATACCGTTATAACATTCGCCACTATGTGCTTTCGTATTGTTTCTTTCGAAATGGTACCATGGCCGCATAGGTTGCTGCCATTCATATACAGAATCATTAATATATTCTTCAAAACCCGGATTTGGAACAAGATTCTGTGCTTTGCAACAGCAAACATAAAAGAGTATGACGATAATTATTACGAGACGCACTTTGAATTTTCAGTGGTAAATTTATTTTGTAAATATAAGAAAAAAACATTTCCAATTCCTACGAATTGTGCTACCGTGATTCGCACTATACTTTGAGACAGTCCCGAAAATAACGAAGAAATCGGACATTATGGACAAATTCTAATTATTCCTGATAATATATTCTTTTAATTCTTCTCGAAAGGCTTGTAAAAACTTCATAAGGAATAGTGTTCATGTCATTTGCAACATTTGCAATAGGATAATCTTTTCCGAAAACAACAACATCATCCCCTTCTTTTGCATCAATGTCTGTAACATCAATCATGAGCATATCCATGCAGACATTTCCGACAACATGTGCAAGTTTGCCATTAACAAATATTTTTCCTTTTCCGTTTCCAAGTGCTCTTGTATAGCCATCGGCATATCCTATAGGAATAACAGCTATTCTGATATTTTTATCGGTAACAGCTTTTCTGCCATAACCGATAGATTCGTTAGCAGCAATTTCTCTTATCTGAGAAATATTGCTTTTCAATGTGCTTACATTCTGAAGAAAATTCTGATGCTCTGTAATCGGACTTATTCCATACAAGCCAATTCCGAGCCGCACCATATCAAATTGTGCTTCGGGAAAGCGTATTATTCCCGATGTATTTAATATGTGAAGTAAAATGTCGTGAGCAAATTCCGATTTTATTTTATCACCAGATTCTTTGAAAGTTTTTATTTGTTGTCTTGTGAAATCATCGTGTTCCGCTTCGTCACTTGCAGCCAGATGTGAAAATACAGATTTAAGATGAATGAATTTATTTTCTTTTATAATTTTGAGTAAATCATCTATCTCATCTTTTTCAAATCCCAGACGGTGCATTCCAGTGTCAAGCTTTATATGGATGTCAACCGGTTTCTGAATTGATTTATATGTTTTTTTAATTGTATTTAAAAGCATTTCCAAAACTCTGAAACTATATATTTCAGGTTCCAGTCCATGCCTAATCATTGTATCGAAACTCTGTTCCTGCGGATTCATAACGAGAACAGGAGTTTTAATTCCTGCATTTCTCAATTCAACACCTTCATCGGAATAGGCAACTGCGAGATAATCTATTCTGTGAAATTGCAGAATGTTGGCTATTTCATAACTTCCGCTTCCATAAGAAAACGCTTTCACCATTGCCACCACCTTTGTTGATGGATTAAGCAAAGAACGGAAATAATTAAAGTTGCTTACTATTGCACTTAGATTTATTTCCAGAACAGTTTCATGTGCTTTTTGTTGAATCACCTTGCTTATCTGCTCAAACTTGAATAATCTCGCTCCTTTCAGCAATATTGCCTCATTGTTGAATAATGAACCGGAATAATCATTCAGAAAATCATCTGTTGTTTTATAAAATTTATTTTCAATTTTACCGAATTTTTTAGAGTTCCGTGAAATCGCATTTCCGATTCCTATAATTCTGGTTACGCCTTTTTGCATTACTAATTCTGCAATTTCGTTGTATAAATCGTTTTCATCAATTCCGCTTTGCAATATATCGGACAAAATCAAAGTTTTCTTTTTGTGTTGTTCCTGTTGATTGAGGAAGTCAAGTGCTATCGTCAAAGAATTTATATCTGAATTATAACTATCGTTTATAACAGCACAATTATTTATTCCTTCTTTCAGTTCAAGCCGCATTGCAACGGGAGCAAGAGACAACATTCTCTTTTTTATTTTTTCATTATCATATCCTAAATAAAGCATTACCGCCCAGCAGTGAATTGCATTTTCAACAGAAGCATCATCGGCAAAAGGAATTTCTATTGAAATATTTTTGTTTTTAAAAACGGCTTCAATTGAAGTTTTATGTTTATTTTTTGAAACATTGTTTATTTTCAAAGTTGCCTCAGAATGACGCGACCATGTGAAAACTTCAATATTTCTAAGCATTTCCGACTTTATGATTTTTTCTTTTATTCCAAAACAATCTATGCAATAAAATAAAGTTTTTACTTTTAAAAATAATTTCAACTTTTCCCCTATTTTCTGTTCTATGTTAATAAAATTCTCGCCATGTGCCTGACCTATGTTGGTGAATATTCCGATAGTAGGAGAAATTATTGCCTGAAGTTTTTCCATTTCATCGGGCTCAGATATTCCTGCTTCAAAAATTGCAAGTTCGTGTTCATTGTTTATTTGCCATACAGATAAAGGAACACCGACCTGTGAATTATAACTTTTGGGGCTTCTTATTATTTTTTTATCTTCACCCAGTAATTGAAAAAGCCATTCTTTTATAATAGTTTTACCATTGCTTCCTGTGATTGCAACAACAGGAATATTAAAATTTTTCCTGTGAGATGAAGCAAGCTGCTGCATCGCAGTCAAAGTATTTTTTACAAATAAAATATTTGCTTCAGGCATTAAATTCATGTTTACCGGTTTTTCGGAAACCACAAAATTCCTGATTCCTTTTTCATACAATTCGATGAGATAATCATGTCCATTATGTCTTTTTCCGGCAATAGCGAAAAACAGTGAGGATTCGAAATTTGAAAGCGTCCTGCTATCAATAAAAATATTTTTTACCGGAGCAGTTCCATCATATTTGTTTAAAAATTCTCCTTTTACAATCTGAGCAATCTTTGAAATATCGTAATTCACGGGCGTCTCGATAATATTAAGTAATAATATATTTTTTTTATAAAAACCATATTAAACAATTATATTTTATTTAAAAGGTTATAATTTTTCATTTTATTCTTACAGAGATACATTCGAAAATCATTTTATTTTTTTACCAAAAATTTTATTTTGTTCATATTTACGAGGACTTTCAAGAGGATAAGTATATTTACAATTCATTAATGATTTTAACTGCGAAGTTGCTTCTGCTTTCAATTTCTCTAATCTTTCTTTTGGTGATATTTGTTGTTTAATAAGATGAGAATTTAATGTTTCTAAATTTGCTATAACAGTTAATTGCAGAACATCAGCATAATCCCTAATATTATATCCTTCCATTGTGGCTTTTGAATTGTTTTCTCTCCATTGTTTTGATGTAATGCCAAATACAGCGACATTAAGCATTTCTGCTTCGTTTGCATAAATATATGTTTCTTGCTCTTTTGATAAATTATTATAATGAGGAATAATATTTTCTTTTATTGAATCCGTTTGTAATCTATAATTAACCTTTGAAAGAAATCGCCTATAATCCCATTCGGGATTTAACAATTTTTGTTCTTGTTCTTTTAATCTTTGAAACTCTTTTACAATTAAAAGATGAAATTCCGGACTCAACCACATTGCAAAATGAAACGCAATATCTTTATGTGCATAAGTGCCGCCATATTTTCCAGACTTTGATATTATTCCAATTGCATTAGTTTTATTAATCCATTGTTGCGG
This window contains:
- a CDS encoding OmpA family protein, giving the protein MRLVIIIVILFYVCCCKAQNLVPNPGFEEYINDSVYEWQQPMRPWYHFERNNTKAHSGECYNGICMWKWNTTEYLQVKLKNRLSENQNYLVKAYLLTVDSLQKCNIDSLDEIGFAFSKTPLNVMQKTRYYFEPQIKFKPVNNYTWYELEENFIAKGNEEYLIIGRFYKTKNKSIIDTLEAPDNKMFLEQLNEIEVKFADSVKQIENEVKGRYKDFLYNSWNIEKIKSKRKREIENEKFRIINQKLKQEISIKKYLLYDYFRQMEREIIANFEMKNKNISDLNCRLRFYIDDVSVEAVNENQFSAEEGKITVLKNVFFDFDKYDLLPESFAELNKLVLFLNENPLLKIEISGHTDIIGSESYNISLSEARAKSVVDYLINKGIKSERLKYKGYGTSVPVADNNSPEGRAQNRRVEFKIL
- a CDS encoding bifunctional UDP-N-acetylmuramoyl-tripeptide:D-alanyl-D-alanine ligase/alanine racemase; translation: MNYDISKIAQIVKGEFLNKYDGTAPVKNIFIDSRTLSNFESSLFFAIAGKRHNGHDYLIELYEKGIRNFVVSEKPVNMNLMPEANILFVKNTLTAMQQLASSHRKNFNIPVVAITGSNGKTIIKEWLFQLLGEDKKIIRSPKSYNSQVGVPLSVWQINNEHELAIFEAGISEPDEMEKLQAIISPTIGIFTNIGQAHGENFINIEQKIGEKLKLFLKVKTLFYCIDCFGIKEKIIKSEMLRNIEVFTWSRHSEATLKINNVSKNKHKTSIEAVFKNKNISIEIPFADDASVENAIHCWAVMLYLGYDNEKIKKRMLSLAPVAMRLELKEGINNCAVINDSYNSDINSLTIALDFLNQQEQHKKKTLILSDILQSGIDENDLYNEIAELVMQKGVTRIIGIGNAISRNSKKFGKIENKFYKTTDDFLNDYSGSLFNNEAILLKGARLFKFEQISKVIQQKAHETVLEINLSAIVSNFNYFRSLLNPSTKVVAMVKAFSYGSGSYEIANILQFHRIDYLAVAYSDEGVELRNAGIKTPVLVMNPQEQSFDTMIRHGLEPEIYSFRVLEMLLNTIKKTYKSIQKPVDIHIKLDTGMHRLGFEKDEIDDLLKIIKENKFIHLKSVFSHLAASDEAEHDDFTRQQIKTFKESGDKIKSEFAHDILLHILNTSGIIRFPEAQFDMVRLGIGLYGISPITEHQNFLQNVSTLKSNISQIREIAANESIGYGRKAVTDKNIRIAVIPIGYADGYTRALGNGKGKIFVNGKLAHVVGNVCMDMLMIDVTDIDAKEGDDVVVFGKDYPIANVANDMNTIPYEVFTSLSRRIKRIYYQE
- a CDS encoding KilA-N domain-containing protein; protein product: MSKIFVKQTEITIIVQGETDYISLTDMVKNMPNNYSVIGHWLRLKDTIEYIGLWEKLNNPNFKLTEFGEFIQNAGSNRFTLSPQQWINKTNAIGIISKSGKYGGTYAHKDIAFHFAMWLSPEFHLLIVKEFQRLKEQEQKLLNPEWDYRRFLSKVNYRLQTDSIKENIIPHYNNLSKEQETYIYANEAEMLNVAVFGITSKQWRENNSKATMEGYNIRDYADVLQLTVIANLETLNSHLIKQQISPKERLEKLKAEATSQLKSLMNCKYTYPLESPRKYEQNKIFGKKIK